A section of the Phaseolus vulgaris cultivar G19833 chromosome 8, P. vulgaris v2.0, whole genome shotgun sequence genome encodes:
- the LOC137823661 gene encoding dof zinc finger protein DOF2.4-like, with product MVFPSLPIYLDPPNWSQQQPNRPAGIGIQTPPPLQSPPSSMTAVIGGGGGYQGSIRPGSMADRARMAKIHQPDAALKCPRCESANTKFCYYNNYSLSQPRHFCKTCRRYWTRGGALRNVPVGGGCRRNKRSKGSNGRSKSPMKPSTGSNSSSSGCTTDHVMMATQTQFPFLTSLHHYNSDYVSGGIGSHFGAITTPLVARNDSDLEFQIGTSSASSLGNSGGDMLSNGLAEQWRLNNLQQVQQQFPFLSTNLEPQIGLFQFGGGENNNAEPPSYAKDGGRFNIRSKLDSISSLSGIMPQINTIKMEESQGLSLPKNLLMGSSGNDVLWNNGSGNAWSELPCFTPSHNHFL from the exons cAACCTAATCGGCCAGCAGGAATTGGCATCCAGACTCCACCACCTTTGCAGTCGCCACCTTCATCGATGACGGCTGTTATCGGTGGTGGCGGCGGCTACCAAGGTTCAATCAGACCTGGATCAATGGCTGATAGGGCAAGGATGGCAAAGATACACCAACCTGATGCAGCACTCAAATGTCCACGATGTGAATCTGCCAACACCAAGTTTTGCTACTACAACAACTACAGCCTTTCTCAGCCTCGCCACTTCTGCAAGACTTGCCGGCGTTACTGGACCAGAGGCGGTGCACTCAGGAACGTGCCGGTTGGAGGTGGTTGCAGAAGGAACAAAAGAAGCAAGGGAAGTAACGGTAGATCGAAGTCTCCTATGAAACCCTCAACAGGCTCTAATTCTTCTTCTAGTGGCTGCACCACTGATCATGTGATGATGGCAACACAAACTCAGTTTCCATTCTTGACCTCTTTACATCATTACAATAGTGACTACGTTTCTGGGGGCATTGGATCTCATTTTGGGGCGATCACAACACCTTTGGTGGCTAGAAATGACAGTGATCTTGAGTTTCAAATCGGCACTAGTTCAGCTTCATCACTAG GTAACAGTGGTGGAGATATGTTGTCAAATGGCCTTGCGGAGCAATGGAGGTTGAACAATCTGCAACAAGTTCAGCAGCAGTTTCCATTTCTGAGCACTAATTTGGAGCCACAGATTGGGTTGTTTCAGTTTGGTGGTGGAGAAAATAACAATGCTGAACCACCAAGttatgcaaaagatggagggaGGTTTAACATTCGTTCTAAACTAGATTCTATTTCTAGTCTAAGTGGGATAATGCCTCAGATTAACACGATAAAGATGGAAGAAAGCCAAGGTTTGAGTTTGCCAAAAAATCTCTTGATGGGTAGTTCAGGAAATGATGTACTTTGGAACAATGGAAGTGGCAATGCATGGAGTGAGCTTCCTTGCTTCACTCCTTCACATAACCACTTCTTGTGA